The proteins below are encoded in one region of Brachyspira intermedia PWS/A:
- the ygeW gene encoding knotted carbamoyltransferase YgeW, with protein MGIQKYISKLDSLEFGKMYQNDFFLTWDKTFDELQAVWTVADALRFLRESNISTKVFDSGLGISLFRDNSTRTRFSFASACNLLGLEVQDLDEGKSQIAHGETVRETANMVSFMADVIGIRDDMYIGKGHEYMKEVSESVKQGYNDGILEQRPTLVNLQCDRDHPTQMMADSLHFIHELGGLENLRGKKVAMTWAYSPSYGKPLSVPQGAAGLFTRLGMDVALAYPKGYELMPEVEAIAKKNAEAAGVKLTITNNMDEAFEDADVVYPKSWAPFAAMQERTDLYGKGDTDGIKALEKRLLEQNANYKDWCCTEEKMKKTKDGKALYLHCLPADINDVSCKDGEVEASVFDRYRVPLYKQASYKPYVIAAMIFLSKFRDPQAVLSKLASDKKQRIFG; from the coding sequence ATGGGTATACAAAAATACATTTCAAAACTTGATAGCCTTGAATTCGGCAAAATGTATCAAAATGATTTCTTTTTAACTTGGGACAAAACTTTTGATGAATTACAAGCAGTTTGGACTGTTGCTGATGCTTTAAGATTCTTAAGAGAAAGCAACATTTCTACTAAAGTATTTGATTCTGGTTTAGGTATCTCTTTATTCAGAGATAATTCTACTAGAACTCGTTTCTCTTTCGCTTCTGCTTGTAACCTTTTAGGTTTAGAAGTACAAGACTTAGATGAAGGTAAAAGCCAAATAGCTCATGGTGAAACAGTTAGAGAAACTGCTAACATGGTATCTTTCATGGCTGATGTTATTGGTATCAGAGATGATATGTACATCGGTAAAGGTCATGAATATATGAAAGAAGTTTCTGAATCTGTAAAACAAGGTTACAATGACGGTATATTAGAGCAAAGACCTACTTTAGTTAACTTACAGTGTGACAGAGACCATCCAACTCAAATGATGGCTGACTCTTTACACTTCATCCATGAATTAGGCGGATTAGAAAACTTAAGAGGTAAAAAAGTTGCTATGACTTGGGCTTATTCACCTTCTTACGGTAAACCTCTTTCTGTACCTCAAGGTGCTGCTGGTTTATTCACTAGATTAGGTATGGATGTTGCTTTAGCTTATCCAAAAGGTTATGAACTTATGCCTGAAGTTGAAGCTATTGCTAAGAAAAATGCTGAAGCTGCTGGTGTTAAATTAACTATCACTAACAATATGGACGAAGCATTTGAAGATGCTGATGTTGTTTATCCTAAATCTTGGGCTCCTTTTGCTGCTATGCAGGAAAGAACTGACCTTTATGGTAAAGGTGACACTGACGGTATCAAAGCTCTTGAAAAAAGATTATTAGAGCAAAACGCTAATTATAAAGATTGGTGCTGTACTGAAGAAAAAATGAAGAAAACTAAAGACGGAAAAGCTTTATACTTACACTGCTTACCTGCTGATATTAATGATGTTAGCTGTAAAGATGGTGAAGTTGAAGCTTCAGTATTCGACAGATACAGAGTACCTCTTTACAAACAAGCTAGTTACAAACCATATGTTATAGCTGCTATGATCTTCTTATCTAAGTTCAGAGATCCTCAAGCTGTATTAAGCAAATTAGCTTCTGATAAAAAACAAAGAATATTTGGATAA
- the arcC gene encoding carbamate kinase, translating to MENKKRIVIALGGNALGDTLAEQMEAVKITAKNIVDLVESGCEVIVAHGNGPQVGFINNAMNEYTNNHNTGNPIPLSVCVAMSQAYIGYDLQNAIMEEFSNRKITVPPIATLITQVVVDENDPAFKNPTKPIGQFMTKEEGEAKAKELGWIVKEDAGRGYRRVVASPKPVAIAESTAINAMLNEKALVICCGGGGIPVIRIGNHLKGMAAVIDKDFAASVLAKELNADMLIILTAVEKVAVNFGKPDVKWLDSMTIAEAKKHCDDGQFAPGSMLPKVQACMQFVEATGKEAMITLLEKAKDAINGKTGTRVVK from the coding sequence ATGGAAAATAAGAAAAGAATTGTTATTGCTTTGGGAGGTAATGCTTTAGGTGATACTCTTGCTGAGCAAATGGAAGCTGTAAAAATCACTGCTAAAAATATAGTAGATTTAGTAGAAAGCGGATGCGAAGTAATTGTAGCTCATGGTAATGGTCCTCAAGTTGGATTCATTAACAATGCTATGAATGAATATACTAATAATCATAATACTGGAAATCCTATACCTTTATCAGTATGTGTTGCTATGAGTCAGGCTTATATTGGTTATGACTTACAGAATGCTATTATGGAAGAATTCTCTAATAGAAAGATTACTGTTCCACCAATAGCTACATTAATTACACAAGTAGTAGTTGATGAAAATGACCCTGCTTTCAAAAACCCTACTAAGCCTATAGGTCAATTCATGACTAAAGAAGAAGGCGAAGCAAAAGCTAAAGAATTAGGCTGGATAGTAAAAGAAGATGCAGGAAGAGGATACAGAAGAGTTGTTGCTTCTCCTAAACCTGTTGCTATAGCTGAAAGTACTGCAATCAATGCTATGCTTAATGAAAAAGCATTAGTAATTTGCTGCGGCGGTGGTGGAATACCTGTAATAAGAATAGGTAATCACTTAAAAGGTATGGCTGCTGTTATAGATAAAGACTTTGCTGCTTCTGTACTTGCTAAAGAACTTAATGCTGATATGCTTATCATCTTAACTGCTGTAGAAAAAGTTGCTGTTAACTTTGGAAAACCTGATGTTAAATGGCTTGATTCTATGACTATAGCAGAAGCTAAAAAACATTGCGATGATGGTCAGTTTGCTCCTGGTTCTATGCTTCCAAAAGTACAGGCTTGTATGCAGTTTGTTGAAGCTACTGGAAAAGAAGCTATGATAACATTATTAGAAAAAGCTAAAGATGCTATCAATGGAAAAACTGGTACTAGAGTAGTAAAATAA